The genomic interval ATCGAGTTCATCCACCGCAAATTGGTGGAGCAGCGGGACAAGGGGAAAGCCGTCTTGCTGATTTCATTGGAGTTGGATGAAGTGTTGAAGTTAAGCGACCGGATTGCCGTCATCTATGAAGGGAAGATCGTCGGGTGGGTGGACCCGAAAACGGTCACCGAAGAACAATTGGGGCTTCTGATGGCAGGAAGCACCGCGGAAACGGGGGTGTCGGACTGATGAAAGTGATGTCCAAAATCAATCGCCAATCGTCGTTCTGGGTATCGCTGATCTCCGTGGTGCTGGGTTTGTTGGTCGGTGCCGTCGCCATGACCGCGGCCGGCTACAGTCCGCTCCTGGCCTATGGTGCGTTGTTTCAAAGCGCGTTGTTCCAACCGTATGATTTGGGCGAGACGATCCGAACCATTTCTCCGCTGATTTTGACCGGACTGGCTGTGGCGCTGGCGTTTCGCACCGGTTTGTTCAACATCGGAGTGGAAGGCCAATTTATTATGGGTCAATTGGCGGCGGTGATCGTGGGCTTGAAGATGCAACTCCCGCCGGTGATCCACGCATTGGTGGCCATGATCGCAGGTGGATTGGCCGGGGCGCTGTGGGCTTTCCTTCCCGGATTGCTGAAGGCCAAGCGCGGCGTTCATGAAGTGATCACCACCATCATGTTGAACTTTATCGCGTTGTATTTGTCCAATGTGCTGGTGCGCACGTGGCTGACCAACGGTGCCGACTCCACCGACCGGATCGCCGACACGGCCTCGTTGCAATGGTCGACTCTTTCCGCCTTGTTCGGGGGAGCGCGCATTCATCTCGGCATCCTGTTTGCGCTCTTGATGGCCTTTTTCATGTATTATCTGCTCTGGCGAACCAAGTGGGGCTTCGAACTGCGGGCCGTCGGTTTTAACCCGTACGCTTCCGAATATGCCGGTATGCGTGTGGATCGAAATATCATTTTCTCCATGATGATCAGCGGTTTCTTTGCCGGTTTGGCAGGTGCGGGAGAATTGTTGGGAACGCAAGGATATCTGGCCATTCAAGGCGGGTTTACCGGAATCGGGTTCGACGGGATCGCCGTGGCCCTGTTGGGAGGCAACACACCGGTCGGCGTTGTCCTGTCAGCGGTGTTGTTCGGTGTGTTGACTTACGGAGGAAACAACATGCAGTATGCCGCTCAGGTTCCGTTTGAAGTGATTCGGATCGTGTTTGCGGCGATCATCCTCTTCGTGGCGGCCAATGTGTCCGGGTGGTTACTGGGTTGGTTCCGTTCGCGGAAAAAAGGGAGGGTAGAATCGCATGCTTAACACCTTGACCAGCATTCTGCAAACGACGATCTTGTATTCAACACCGCTGATTTTGGCCGCGATGGGCGGGCTGTACTCGGAGCGTTCCGGTGTGGTAAACATCGCGTTGGAAGGGCTGATGACGATCGGAGCATTCACCGCCGCGGTGACGACGATTTTCACCGGAAATCCGTGGCTGGGGTTATTGGCGGCGATGGTGGCCGGTATATTGTTTGCCCTGCCGCATGCCGTGGCATCGATCACGTTTAAAGCGGATCAGGTGGTCAGCGGGGTGGCGATCAACTTCCTCGCGTTTGGTTTGTCTGTTTATTTAGTGAAACATTTGTACAACGGAGCGGCACAAACCCCTGTGGTGAAAGAAACATTGTCCCGCATGCCGATCCCCGGATTGAGCGACATTCCCGTGATCGGTTCCGCGTTGTTCAACGCGTTTCCCACGACGTACCTGGCTTTTGTCATCGTGGCTGCTTCCTATTTCATTCTCTACTACACACCTTTTGGAATGCGCCTGCGTGCGGTGGGAGAACATCCCAAAGCGGCGGAAACGGCCGGGGTTTCCGTGATCCGGATGCGGTACGTGGCCGTGATGATCAGTGGAGCATTGGCTGGTCTCGGCGGCGCGGGGTTGTCCATCGCCATCGGCAGTGAGTTTAACCAAGCGACAGTGGCGGGACAAGGTTTTATCGCGTTGGCTGCGTTGATTTTCGGCAAATGGCATCCGCTGGGCGCCTTTTTCGCCGCGCTTTTCTTCGGGTTTGCGGTGGCACTGGCGTTGATAGGGCAATTGTTCGGATGGACACAATATGTACCGAGCGAAGTGCTCAATATGTTGCCCTACGTGTTGACCATTCTCGCATTGGCCGGCTTCGTCGGAAGGGCGGAAGCCCCGGCGGCGATCGGGAAACCGTATGAAAAAGACAGTCGGTGACAAAATCAACCCCGTCCCAAACAGGACGGGGTTGTTTGTTGACAAAGTTTGCGGGCTCCAAATTCCCGTCTCAGCTCCATAGCGACAGCAAGATCGCTCGACGGGAAATTCGGAACCGCTTTTCTAAGAAAGGGTGGCCGCTCCTCGAGCGACCTTTGAGCTGGCTCACCCAAGTGGTTCAATCACCTTGTTCAACAGTCTCAATCCCGTTCAATTGGGAGGGTTTGTTTGTCAGCGTGAGCCGTCCAGACGGTGTTGCGTTTCCACCAACCGGATCAGCCACTGTTTCAAATCCACCACCCTTAGCGTACGCGGCAGGGGGAGAGAGGTGTCGCTCACCAGAATGGGAACGAGCAGTTCCTGGCTGCTGGCACCGCCGTGGCTGCCACGGTTGGGCAGGGATGAGGTGCCCCATTCGAATTCATATCCCGGAAGGGAGGTCAACATGACACAAGGTCCGCGTTGGGCGCCGATGCCCCCTTTCACCAGTCGCAGGGCGTCGGGATATCGACCGAATTGAATCAGATGGCGCCGAGGGTCCAATCGAAGATCCAACACGCGAGGATCTCCTTCGAGGTGCCATGTTTGGCCGTAGGGATCACGCCATGGTCCCGCCGGACGGAAACGCAGTTGGTGAGCCCCGTGCCACACCAGGACATCTTGTCCGTTTTGCATGATCACCCAATCGATTCCAGGCATGTGCCGGTATTGTTCGATCAACCGGTCCAACGAGACAGTTGCCCTCAAGGGGTGGACAACGGCCATCCGCTCGTTGGAGGCGATGGCCACGTCAGCGGTTCGTTCACGTGTGGAGACACCGTACGGCAGTAACCGATAGGAGGAAGCCAGTTGTTTTAAGTGAATCAGATGTTTGGCATCCTGTTTTCCTGCGACGACCCCGCTGTCTCCCACCAAGACGAATACATGATCCCGCAGAACCGAATCCCAGGACCCCAAGGACGTGATGAGCTCATGTAGCTCCCGGTCCAATTTCGCCACCGGTTCCCATCGATTCGGACCCAATTGATGTGCCGTTTTGTCTGTGTCCGGCAGATACACCATAATCAGGTCGGGATGGTTGGGATCGCGCAGCCAGCGGGATAACAATCGCAGTCCATCTTTGTTTCGATAGAGTGTGGGTGACAGGCTCGTCGTTTCGTCACCGTCGGTACGCGTAAGGGAAACATAAGGTCCCAGTGCCAACCAAGCGGGTCCTCGGATGGTTTGCCCGGTGAACGGGATGGGGTGGGCAAACGGTCCGCGATACGCGGTCATGTTGATGGTACCGGAAAGGTATCCTCTACGCAGAAGCGCTTCATGAATGGTCTCTGTCCGGGGATTGAGGTGGCGTTGATTGTAGTCCAGAAACCAGCGTGCGGTACGCAAGATCCCTTGCTGGCGCACGTGTGCAATCGTGTCGCCGTAGTTGATGACCCGCCCTTCCTGAGGATTGTACCATTGCAGAGCCGGAATGCGGTGCTGATCGGGATAGGTACCGGTGATCAGGGATTGGTCGATCACCACGCTCATCGTGGGAAACACGCTGACCATGTCTTTTTTGTATTGACCGTGCCGGATCAAACGCGACAGGGACGGGAGACGTCCGAGGCGAATCCCTTTATCAATTTCTCTGGCTGTGAGCGAATCCGCCAGCAAAACCACGACGGTTCGTTTCGGACGTGATGACCGTTCGGGCGAGGGTGCCGGGCCCGGGATCAATGTCGGAACAACGATGGCGACGATCATCAGCATGGCGAGTAGCCAAAGCGCTCGTTTGCTCATTTTCCCCCATCCTTTCTCTTCATCGTGTGGGTCCGTCATAGTATGACCCCATTCGGGGAGATTCGTTCATATCGTCAAGGATGGAATTTCTTTACCGCGGTCATAATAAAGATAGCAACACCTAGAGGAGCGAATGTTTGTTACGCTATAATGAAAAAAGTGATTGTGTGAATCAGCAGAAGGAGAGGTGTGCGTGTGAGCTACGCTCGATTTCAAACGGTTCCGGTTGGCAATTTGCGTGTTCATGTATGTGCAACGGATAAATTTAAAACCAACACCCTATCCGCGATGATCCAACAGGAACTGTCACCGCAAATCGTTACGAAAACGGCGCTGTTGCCCCTAGTGTTGCAAAGGGGAACGGAAACCTACCCGACAACTTTGCAGTTGAAACAACGATTGGAAGAACTGTACGGTGCCAATCTGTTTGCCGATGTATACAAACGCGGGGAGCGTCATGTGCTGCAAGTGGGATTGGAGATCGCCAACGAACAATATTTGCGCGCTCCGGCTTCTCTGTTGGAAGAGGGAGTTGCTTTTCTCAGTGAGGTATTGACGCGTCCCGTCACGGAAAACGGCGGATTTAAGGAATCTTATGTGGCGGCGGAAAAAAAGAACCTCAAACAAAAAATCGAGAGCCTGAAGGACGACAAAATCCGCTATGCCGCCCAACGATGCATCGAAGAAATGTGCGCGGGGGAACCGTACAGTTTGTTCAACTACGGCAGGTCGGAGGATTTGGATCACATCGATGCCCAATCGTTGTATACATATTATCGCGATTTGATTCGCCTTCGTCCCATTGATCTGTTCTTTGTCGGCAATGTGTCGGTCGATGAGGTGGTTCGGCTGGTCGAGCGACATTTTCCGACTGATCAGGCGGAACGTGTACCCGTGGAAACGGGCGAGGTGCGGCATACCGTAAATGAGGTCAAGGAAGTGGTGGATCGTCTGGATGTCAAGCAGGGCAAGCTCAACCTGGGTTGCCGCACGCAGGTTTCCATCCGCGATGACGATTACGTTGCGCTGATGATGTACAACGGCATTCTGGGCGGATTTCCGCATTCCAAGTTGTTTGTCAACGTGCGTGAAAAAGCGAGCTTGGCTTATTACGCATCCTCGCGGCTGGAGAGTCACAAGGGCATCATGACGATTCAGTCCGGGATCGAAATCGCCAACTATCAACGGGCGGTCGACATCATCCGGGAGCAGCTGGACGCGATGCGTCAAGGTGATATCAATGAAGTGGAATTGGAGCAAACCAAAGCCACGTTGATCAACCAATTGCGGGAACGGCAGGATCGCTCTTATGACTTGATCGACGCGGAATACCATTCGATTTTGAGCGGCAGGCCACGCCCGCTGGAACAATTGGTGGAAGAGCTGAAACAAGTCACCAAAGCGGATGTGCAACGCGTGGCGGAAAAAGTGCAGCTGGACACGATCTATTTCCTGCGCGACAAAGGGGAGGGAACGGCAGATGCAGCAAATTGAACATCCCCAATTGAAAGAGACGCTCTATCATGAACAACTGCCCAACGGTCTGGAAGTGTATCTCTTGCCGAAGCCGGGCTTTTTCAAAACGTATGCCACTTTTACCACCCGATACGGGTCGATCGACAATCATTTCCAACCTCCGGGAGAAGAGGAGATCCGTGTTCCGGACGGGATCGCCCACTTTTTGGAGCACAAGATGTTCGAAGAAGAGGACGGAGACGTCTTTACCCGGTTTTCCAAACAGGGAGCCTCGGCCAATGCGTTTACCAGTTTTGACCGGACGGCGTATCTGTTTTCGGCCACCGATCAGATCAAGGAGAATTTGATGACGCTGATCGATTTTGTGCAACGGCCGTATTTCACCGATCAGAATGTGGAGAAGGAAAAAGGGATCATCGCACAGGAAATCCGCATGTACGACGATAATCCCGAATGGCGATCGTACTTCGGTCTGATCGAGGCGATGTACCAACGTCATCCGGTGCGGATCGACATCGCGGGAACGGTGGAGTCGATCGCCAAAATCGACAAAGAGACATTGTACAAGTGTTACGAGACGTTTTACCATCCCAGCAACATGGTGCTGTTTGTGGTCGGTTCGATCGAACCCGACACCACCATGCAGTGGATTCGGGAGAATCAAGCCGCCAAACCGTTCGACAAGCAAGCCGAAATCAAGCGTTTCTATCCCGAGGAACCGGAGACGGTGGCTGAAAAGCGCAAGGAGATCCGGTTGACGGTCGGGATTCCCAAATGCCTGTTCGGTTTCAAGGAGAACCGGATCGGGTTGACAGGGGATGATTTCCTCAAACAGGAACTGGCGACCCAATTGGTTCTCGAAGCGCTGTTCGGTCCCGGTTCCGATCTCTATCAATCGCTGTATGACGATGGCTTGATCGACGACAATTTTGGATTCGACTATACGTTGGAGCAAGGTTACGGCTTCTCCATTGTCGGCGGAGATACACCGGATCCGGACAAATTGACGCAACGGGTGGAGAACGAGTTGCCCCCACGCGTGCAAACCGGTATTCAACCGGATGCATTTGAACGAATCCGCAAGAAAAAAATCGGCCAATATCTCCGCTATCTCAACTCGCCGGAGTGGATCGCCAACCAGTTTACCCGGTATCGTTTTAACGGTGCGGATTTGTTCCGCCTCATTCCGCTGCTGGAAACGTTGACGCCGGAAGAAGTGAATGAACGGATGCGTGAGCATATCAACTGGGACCGTTTTGCGATCTCGATCGTTCGTTAATCCGTTCATTCCAACCATCACGCGCCCGAATGGGCGCTTTTTCTGTGGAGGGATGCAGGATGCACGAAACGCCGTTGAAAGATCGGGTGGCCATCGTGACGGGAGCCAGTCGGGGGATCGGAGCAGCCATCGCCGAGCGTTTGGCTCAAGAAGGTGCATTCGTGGCGGTCGGTTATCGGGTCGAGGAAACCAAAGCGGAGGAAGTCGTGGAACGGTGCCGGCGTCATGGTGTTTACGCATATGCGTACCGGGCTGATGTGCGCTCCCGATCCGACGTGGAGGAGATGGTGAGACGGGTCAAGCGCGAATTGGGTCCGCCGCTGATTTTGGTACACAATGCAGGGGTGGCCGGAATCGGTTTGATTCAGGATGTGACGGACGATCAATACGCCACCGTGTTTGATACGCATATCAAGGGAGCGATTCATCTCATCCAGGCTTGTCTGCCCGACATGTTGTCCCGCCATTTCGGACGAATCGTGTTGCTTTCCTCGATTTGGGGGGAGTCTGGCGGTGCGGGGGAAGCCTTGTACTCGGCCGCCAAGGGTGCGGTCAACGGGATGGCTCGCGCATTGGCCAAAGAATTGGGACCTTCCGGAATCACGGTCAATGCAGTGGCTCCCGGCGCCATTGAGACGGATATGCTCCGGGCGCAACTGGCGGAGGAGGAACGTTCGGCCCTGGTTGGAGAAATTCCGGTGGGGCGTTTGGGACAACCGGCCGACGTTGCCGCCTTGACAGCTTTTCTTTGCAGAGAGGAAGCCGGTTATCTCACCGGACAAGTTCTGCATGTCAACGGGGGATGGTACCCGTAATGCGGTTTAATCCGGCAACGGACCCATTCCCAGAAGGAAACGGACGGTTTCTTCCACTTCCACAGGACCGGCATTCACCAAGCGGAGACATCGGCATCCGGAAAGATCCGGGAAGTCGGCAACCGACAATGGTTCCAATGTCAAAACGAATCGTGCGGACGCCCACATTTCCCTTGAGAGCACTTCATCCGCGGACATGACGGTAATGGCGTAACGTTGGGACAAGGTCTGATAGGCATTCCAGCCATCGTGAGATAAGTGGGCGGGATAAAGGAGCAGGATTTCGTGAGGCTGAAGGTGCATGGAAAGGGGGAATCGACCCGAACCGGGCAGGAATCGTCGTCGAGTCCATTGGAGGAGAGAACGTCGTTGATGATCGATTGGCACGGTGATCACATCCTTTTTCTGAACGTTTTTTCCTATTTTATCCTTTGCGATTTGCCACTTTCTTATTCGCGGCTGCATAAAAAACGCCGGGAACGCTCATATTATGCGTAAACCCCAGAGGGATGACAAAGGAGGGAATCCCGGTGTCCATTTTGAGTGATTTTCAGGAATGGAAAAATTTCCTTTCCCAACGCGTGAATCAAGCAGAAAGCATGGGTATGAACCAAGAAACGATCAATGAGTTGGCTTACCAGATCGGCGATTATCTGGCTCAGGGGGTTGATCCCGAAAACCAACAGGAGAGATTGCTCAAGGATTTGTGGAGTGTGGCCGACGAAGAGGAACAGCGCACCCTTGCCGGATTAATGGTAAAAATGGTGAATGATGGCGAAAAATAAAATAAAAGACTCAAGTATATGAAACGCCCGGATTTTGTAGGGCGTTTCATTTGTGTTACAAAAGGATTTCTTTGTTAAAAAGGATACGCGAACGGTGAAACATGTGATATACTATTAAACAAATTTGGTAGTTCATCTGTTTGTGTTCTGTTTGTGTACAGATGCGTGAAGATTTCATGAAAGGTGTGCCGCGATGAGTGACCACGACTGGTATCTCGAGTATCAAATACATAAAAACAGACCAGGGTTGCTGGGAGACATCGCTTCGTTGCTGGGGATGCTTTCCATTAACATCTTGACAATTAATGGTGTTGAAAACCAGCGCAGAGGGATGTTGCTCCGGACAGCAGACAGGGAAAAGATTCACGCTCTCAAACATATTCTGACCAAAGTGGACAACATCACGATAACGGCGCTTCGCCCTCCCACCCTGATGGATCGGATGGCGGTTCGTCACGGCCGCTACCTGGACCGTTGCCTGGAGGACAAGCGTACGTTTCGCTTCACACGCGACGAGCTGGGGTTGTTGGTGGATTTCATGGCTGAACTCTTCAAAAAGGAAGGTCATCAGCTCATCGGGGTTCGTGGCATGCCACGAGTAGGGAAAACGGAATCCATTGTCGCCTCCAGTGTGTGTGCCAACAAGCGCTGGATTTTTGTCTCCTCCACTTTGTTGAGGCAAACTGTCCGCAATCAGCTGGCCCACGACGAGATGACTTCCCAGAACGTGTACATCATCGACGGCATCGTTTCCACCATGCGTTCCACCGAGCGACATGCAATGTTGGTACGCGAAATCATCCGGATGCCGGCAACCAAAGTGATTGAACATCCGGATATTTTCGTGCGCGAAACGGAATACACACTGGATGATTTTGACTACATCATCGAGCTGCGCAATCACCCTGAAGAAGTCATCGACTATAAGGTGTTGGAGACGGACTACAGCAGCTTCTGATAACCGTGAGTTCCAGGACAGGAGGTGCGGGATCCATGTCGGGTATCGGCTTGCATTTTCGGCAGGCACGAGAGGCGATGGGTCTGAGTTTGCAAGAGGTGCAACAGAGAACCAAAATTCATGCCGAGTATTTGCGGGCGTTGGAGGATGAGCGGTTTGATCAGTTGCCGAGTCCCATCTACGTCCGGGCGTTCATCCGTACCTATGCCAACAGTCTCGGTTTGGACGCCCAAATGATGTTGAGCATGTACGAACAGGCAGTGAATGGAGGTATCACCGCCCCGACGGAAAATACTGCACGGCGGGGACGGATCGGCGCACGTTCGGTCAGCCAACAGACGGGGCGTTTCCGTCGTCCGCGTACCGATCAGTTGGGGAACACCCAGCGAATCCGACTGGGCAATACAGGTCCGATGAGGGGGATGTCCCCAAACAGCGGATTGCAGCAAACGGGACGGTATCAGCAAGTGACAGGTCCGCAACAAACCATCAACGCGGATTTGCAGTCCACCGGCCGCGTTCCGCGCGTTTCGCAAAATACCAGTCGGCTGAACACCGCCAATCTCCCCGTATTGCCGCCAAATTCGGAAACAACTGGTGCCGCTCAACCCGAGGCGGGCAGCATCGTCCCCTCGCGCCGGGGAACCAATGCCAACCACGTTTCAAAAAAGGGAGGCGCGCCGAAATGGGTGGTCCGCGTTGCGGCAGTCGGAGCAATTCTGTTGATTTCTGCCGCGACATTGACTTTCGTTTTGAGCGACGACAACGAGCAGGCTTCGGACAATAACAACTCTTCCTTCAGCAAACTGATTGACCAAGGCAATGGTACGGTCAATGCCAACCAGGCCGTTCAGCCGACACTGACCCGGGTGCAGACTGACACCAGCGATGAAAACTACGAAGGGGATGTGTACGAACTGAAAGGCGCAGACAAAATTGATATAGAAATCAAAGCATCCCAAGGTGAAACGCAGCTGATTTACGGCAACGAAGTGGGTCAGCGCGAAGCGGTTGTTTCCATGAGGACAGGAGACATCCAGCCCATCCAGAAAGACAAGTTCGTATGGTTCCGACTGTCCATTCCTTCTAATGCCGAAATCAAAGTAAACGGCGTCGAAATTGACACGACTGCGCAAAACCTGGCCAAAAGTTACCAGATCGTATTGAAAAAATAGCAGATGAAACATGGGGTGGGAGGTGGGCCGGATGTCGGCCGAAGCAGGTCGCCGGCTCAAGCGAGCTAGGGAATCCAGAGGGTTGACTTTGGAAGATGTCGCGAGAATGACGGGCATCGATCCGCAATATTTACAGGCGATCGAATCGGGGCAGTTGGGGGAATTGCCGAGTCCATACGTCCGTTCTTATTTGCGTTCATATGCCCAATGTGTTGGGGAGGATCCTCAGGCACTCCTTCGTTTGTACACGACCGGCAAAACAACTGCAGGGAATCTCTCCGCCAACGTACGCACCAGTATCCAAGATGCCCGCGCAGGCAGTATGAGAAGGGAAGGGCGCTACTCCTCGCGACGTCGCACCAGCAGCACGGAGACGGCAGCCTCATCAGAAGAAGCGTTGCTTCAGCGGGACAGAAGTTGGAACACCGGGAAGCACCGATCCCTGTCACGGGCAGAACAACCGGACTCTCACAGACGATCAGGAGCATATATCAGAACCCGATCGGCAGGCCGTGAACTGGAATCCTCCCTTTCCCGTCAGCAGCGGGAAGAGGAAGCCGCTATTGTGGAGCGGACGGATGGACAAGCTTCCGCACCGCGAATCGAGGTTCCTGCTGACTGGCCTGATCCGGCCGAGTTGGGAATCCGGTCCGAAGAGCCGGATACGGGAGCGAATGAAGCAAAGCCGGTGCCCGCAGTGCAACCAGAAGAAGCGGAGTCGACCGGTTCCCGATTGTCGCGTAGATCCAAAAAACAATCTGCATCTCATCGTTCTTCTTTCAGCAAGTGGTATACCCGGTTTTTGATCGCGGGGGCTGTATTGTTCGTAATCGCCGCGATTGCGCTTGGCATCACGATCTATATGGACAACAACTCCGTGCCGGTGAAACCAAAATCATCCGCAAGCGCCAGTGAGGAAGGAACGTCGACATCGAAGCAGAAACCGATACTCAACCCCACGGTTACCAGTGCGGTTGACCCTGATCATTACGAGTTGGTCAATGCAAAGGAGATTCAACTCAACATTGTTGCCGTCGGTGATGCGACAGTCACCATCCGCAATCAGGAAATCGGGACTCCTATCAAACAGTGGCAATTGAAAAGCGGGGATCAACAATCTTTCTCTTATTCGAATGATCTGTGGATCACAGTGGACATTCCGCGCAACGTAAAAATCACGGTTTTTGGACAGCCGGTCAATACCGATTATTCCAATGAGAAAAAGATTGAGATAAAATTGATAAAGTAGGAATCTCCATGAGGGCTCTCGGTGTTTCCGAGAGTCTTTTGGCTTCAACAACCGATGACGGCAAAAAAGTACGGGTGCGTTTTGGAGGTGGAGGAAGGTGTCGGCAGATATCGGCCGCCAATTGAAGGAAGCACGTGAATCGCTCGGTTTGACTTTGGAGGATATTCAGGAAAAGACCCGAATTTTAAAGGGTCACTTAATCGCGATTGAAAACGGTCAATTCGACAAATTGCCCAGTCCGTACTACGCACGTAAATATTTGCGGCAATACGCCGAAGCCGTAGGTTTGGAACCCCAACACATCTTGCGCAGATTCCGTACCGATGAAATGACGCAGGAAAAATTGCTGGAATGGACGCAATCGATGCCCGCGGTCAACCCGGAGGAGCACGGACCGTCCCAGACAACGGGCAAATTCGCAACAGAGAGACTGGAACAAACTTCCGTACATAGACCCGGCACGACTAACGGCCAAGTTTATCGGAATGATTCGCAGTCGGTACATAGCACACAACGTTTACCCGCATTGTTGTCCGATCCCGGGGCTAAAGAACAGGGGGCTCCACCGGCGGGGGAAAGCTCGACGGAATTGATGTCGTTGTCGCGTACCAACCCCCCGGTTTCCGTTCGTGGGCGTGGACGACGCAATGTGACGCGCAAAAGGAAAAAGAGCGCATCGCGCGGCAAACAGCGGATGTGGGTATGGGCATTGTCGGGTGTTTTGCTGGTTTCCATTACCGCCGGTGGCGTATATTCCTTCCTCAACAATGATGAGGCGGATGCTGGTAAAGCAGCAACGGGCAAAAATCAGGTTACATTGTCCAATGCCGGAAAAGTGGACCCGAGTGCACAATTGACGCTGGTGGACAAGAACGAAGACACGAACAAGTATGAACTGCGATCCCAAAAACAGCTTCATGTGATGTTTCAATCGATCGATGTATGTCGGGTGGTCATCGCCGAACAACGGAACGGCACACCGATCAAGGATGTGACTTTGCGTCCGGGTGAAGAGTTTGAATACGAGGGGGCTCATGCGGAATTGTGGGTGCACTTGCAGTTCCCGCAAAACATCCGGATGCTGGTGAACGGAAAGCCGGTCGACCCCAGTTTCTACGTGCATATTGTGAAAAAGTTGACATAATCATCAATACCCGGTTTTTTGACAGCGTTTGGGTGG from Polycladomyces zharkentensis carries:
- a CDS encoding helix-turn-helix domain-containing protein codes for the protein MSGIGLHFRQAREAMGLSLQEVQQRTKIHAEYLRALEDERFDQLPSPIYVRAFIRTYANSLGLDAQMMLSMYEQAVNGGITAPTENTARRGRIGARSVSQQTGRFRRPRTDQLGNTQRIRLGNTGPMRGMSPNSGLQQTGRYQQVTGPQQTINADLQSTGRVPRVSQNTSRLNTANLPVLPPNSETTGAAQPEAGSIVPSRRGTNANHVSKKGGAPKWVVRVAAVGAILLISAATLTFVLSDDNEQASDNNNSSFSKLIDQGNGTVNANQAVQPTLTRVQTDTSDENYEGDVYELKGADKIDIEIKASQGETQLIYGNEVGQREAVVSMRTGDIQPIQKDKFVWFRLSIPSNAEIKVNGVEIDTTAQNLAKSYQIVLKK
- a CDS encoding helix-turn-helix domain-containing protein, with protein sequence MSAEAGRRLKRARESRGLTLEDVARMTGIDPQYLQAIESGQLGELPSPYVRSYLRSYAQCVGEDPQALLRLYTTGKTTAGNLSANVRTSIQDARAGSMRREGRYSSRRRTSSTETAASSEEALLQRDRSWNTGKHRSLSRAEQPDSHRRSGAYIRTRSAGRELESSLSRQQREEEAAIVERTDGQASAPRIEVPADWPDPAELGIRSEEPDTGANEAKPVPAVQPEEAESTGSRLSRRSKKQSASHRSSFSKWYTRFLIAGAVLFVIAAIALGITIYMDNNSVPVKPKSSASASEEGTSTSKQKPILNPTVTSAVDPDHYELVNAKEIQLNIVAVGDATVTIRNQEIGTPIKQWQLKSGDQQSFSYSNDLWITVDIPRNVKITVFGQPVNTDYSNEKKIEIKLIK
- a CDS encoding helix-turn-helix domain-containing protein — protein: MSADIGRQLKEARESLGLTLEDIQEKTRILKGHLIAIENGQFDKLPSPYYARKYLRQYAEAVGLEPQHILRRFRTDEMTQEKLLEWTQSMPAVNPEEHGPSQTTGKFATERLEQTSVHRPGTTNGQVYRNDSQSVHSTQRLPALLSDPGAKEQGAPPAGESSTELMSLSRTNPPVSVRGRGRRNVTRKRKKSASRGKQRMWVWALSGVLLVSITAGGVYSFLNNDEADAGKAATGKNQVTLSNAGKVDPSAQLTLVDKNEDTNKYELRSQKQLHVMFQSIDVCRVVIAEQRNGTPIKDVTLRPGEEFEYEGAHAELWVHLQFPQNIRMLVNGKPVDPSFYVHIVKKLT